A single window of Nomascus leucogenys isolate Asia chromosome 18, Asia_NLE_v1, whole genome shotgun sequence DNA harbors:
- the NUDT16L1 gene encoding tudor-interacting repair regulator protein isoform X4: MLLSGSGGHGVSAKMSTAAVPELKQISRVEAMRLGPGWSHSCHAMLYAANPGQLFGRIPMRFSVLMQMRFDGLLGFPGGFVDRRFWSLEDGLNRVLGLGLGCLRLTEADYLSSHLTEGPHRVVAHLYARQLTLEQLHAVEISAVHSRDHGLEVLGLVRVPLYTQKDRVGGFPNFLSNAFVSTAKCQLLFALKVLNMMPEEKLAEALAAATEKQKKALEKLLPASS; the protein is encoded by the exons ATGCTCTTAAGTGGCAGCGGCGGGCACGGGGTCAGTGCCAAGATGTCGACGGCGGCGGTTCCGGAGCTGAAGCAGATCAGCCGGGTGGAGGCGATGCGCCTAGGGCCGGGCTGGAGCCACTCGTGCCACGCCATGCTGTACGCCGCCAACCCCGGGCAGCTCTTCGGCCGCATCCCCATGCGCTTCTCGGTGCTG ATGCAGATGCGTTTCGACGGGCTGCTGGGCTTCCCCGGGGGCTTCGTGGACCGGCGCTTCTGGTCGCTGGAGGACGGCCTGAACCGGgtgctgggcctgggcctgggctgccTGCGCCTTACCGAGGCCGACTACCTGAGCTCGCACCTGACCGAGGGCCCACACCGCGTCGTGGCGCACCTATACGCGCGGCAGCTGACGCTGGAGCAGCTGCACGCCGTGGAGATCAGCGCGGTGCACTCGCGCGACCACGGCCTGGAG GTACTTGGCCTCGTGCGGGTCCCGCTGTACACCCAGAAGGACCGAGTCGGAGGCTTTCCCAATTTCCTGAGCAACGCCTTCGTGAGCACGGCTAAGTGCCAGCTCCTCTTTGCCCTCAAGGTGCTCAACATGATGCCCGAGGAGAAGCTGGCTGAGGCCCTGGCTGCCGCCACCGAGAAGCAGAAGAAGGCCCTGGAGAAGTTGCTCCCGGCCTCCTCCTGA
- the NUDT16L1 gene encoding tudor-interacting repair regulator protein isoform X2 — MLLSGSGGHGVSAKMSTAAVPELKQISRVEAMRLGPGWSHSCHAMLYAANPGQLFGRIPMRFSVLVRTGEGEGAGGPGRGRPSTPRLSRAPLQMQMRFDGLLGFPGGFVDRRFWSLEDGLNRVLGLGLGCLRLTEADYLSSHLTEGPHRVVAHLYARQLTLEQLHAVEISAVHSRDHGLEVLGLVRVPLYTQKDRVGGFPNFLSNAFVSTAKCQLLFALKVLNMMPEEKLAEALAAATEKQKKALEKLLPASS, encoded by the exons ATGCTCTTAAGTGGCAGCGGCGGGCACGGGGTCAGTGCCAAGATGTCGACGGCGGCGGTTCCGGAGCTGAAGCAGATCAGCCGGGTGGAGGCGATGCGCCTAGGGCCGGGCTGGAGCCACTCGTGCCACGCCATGCTGTACGCCGCCAACCCCGGGCAGCTCTTCGGCCGCATCCCCATGCGCTTCTCGGTGCTGGTGAGGACGGGCGAGGGCGAGGGCGCGGGCGGGCCGGGGCGGGGGCGTCCGTCGACCCCGCGGCTGTCCCGCGCTCCCTTGCAGATGCAGATGCGTTTCGACGGGCTGCTGGGCTTCCCCGGGGGCTTCGTGGACCGGCGCTTCTGGTCGCTGGAGGACGGCCTGAACCGGgtgctgggcctgggcctgggctgccTGCGCCTTACCGAGGCCGACTACCTGAGCTCGCACCTGACCGAGGGCCCACACCGCGTCGTGGCGCACCTATACGCGCGGCAGCTGACGCTGGAGCAGCTGCACGCCGTGGAGATCAGCGCGGTGCACTCGCGCGACCACGGCCTGGAG GTACTTGGCCTCGTGCGGGTCCCGCTGTACACCCAGAAGGACCGAGTCGGAGGCTTTCCCAATTTCCTGAGCAACGCCTTCGTGAGCACGGCTAAGTGCCAGCTCCTCTTTGCCCTCAAGGTGCTCAACATGATGCCCGAGGAGAAGCTGGCTGAGGCCCTGGCTGCCGCCACCGAGAAGCAGAAGAAGGCCCTGGAGAAGTTGCTCCCGGCCTCCTCCTGA
- the NUDT16L1 gene encoding tudor-interacting repair regulator protein isoform X3, whose product MLLSGSGGHGVSAKMSTAAVPELKQISRVEAMRLGPGWSHSCHAMLYAANPGQLFGRIPMRFSVLVRTGEGEGAGGPGRGRPSTPRLSRAPLQMQMRFDGLLGFPGGFVDRRFWSLEDGLNRVLGLGLGCLRLTEADYLSSHLTEGPHRVVAHLYARQLTLEQLHAVEISAVHSRDHGLEVGPRPGPRPPPRGLALAPWKAPMGTWPRAGPAVHPEGPSRRLSQFPEQRLREHG is encoded by the exons ATGCTCTTAAGTGGCAGCGGCGGGCACGGGGTCAGTGCCAAGATGTCGACGGCGGCGGTTCCGGAGCTGAAGCAGATCAGCCGGGTGGAGGCGATGCGCCTAGGGCCGGGCTGGAGCCACTCGTGCCACGCCATGCTGTACGCCGCCAACCCCGGGCAGCTCTTCGGCCGCATCCCCATGCGCTTCTCGGTGCTGGTGAGGACGGGCGAGGGCGAGGGCGCGGGCGGGCCGGGGCGGGGGCGTCCGTCGACCCCGCGGCTGTCCCGCGCTCCCTTGCAGATGCAGATGCGTTTCGACGGGCTGCTGGGCTTCCCCGGGGGCTTCGTGGACCGGCGCTTCTGGTCGCTGGAGGACGGCCTGAACCGGgtgctgggcctgggcctgggctgccTGCGCCTTACCGAGGCCGACTACCTGAGCTCGCACCTGACCGAGGGCCCACACCGCGTCGTGGCGCACCTATACGCGCGGCAGCTGACGCTGGAGCAGCTGCACGCCGTGGAGATCAGCGCGGTGCACTCGCGCGACCACGGCCTGGAGGTGGGGCCGCGGCCCgggccccgccccccgccccgggGTTTGGCTCTGGCCCCGTGGAAGGCACCGATGG GTACTTGGCCTCGTGCGGGTCCCGCTGTACACCCAGAAGGACCGAGTCGGAGGCTTTCCCAATTTCCTGAGCAACGCCTTCGTGAGCACGGCTAA
- the NUDT16L1 gene encoding tudor-interacting repair regulator protein isoform X5, with amino-acid sequence MLLSGSGGHGVSAKMSTAAVPELKQISRVEAMRLGPGWSHSCHAMLYAANPGQLFGRIPMRFSVLMQMRFDGLLGFPGGFVDRRFWSLEDGLNRVLGLGLGCLRLTEADYLSSHLTEGPHRVVAHLYARQLTLEQLHAVEISAVHSRDHGLEVGPRPGPRPPPRGLALAPWKAPMGTWPRAGPAVHPEGPSRRLSQFPEQRLREHG; translated from the exons ATGCTCTTAAGTGGCAGCGGCGGGCACGGGGTCAGTGCCAAGATGTCGACGGCGGCGGTTCCGGAGCTGAAGCAGATCAGCCGGGTGGAGGCGATGCGCCTAGGGCCGGGCTGGAGCCACTCGTGCCACGCCATGCTGTACGCCGCCAACCCCGGGCAGCTCTTCGGCCGCATCCCCATGCGCTTCTCGGTGCTG ATGCAGATGCGTTTCGACGGGCTGCTGGGCTTCCCCGGGGGCTTCGTGGACCGGCGCTTCTGGTCGCTGGAGGACGGCCTGAACCGGgtgctgggcctgggcctgggctgccTGCGCCTTACCGAGGCCGACTACCTGAGCTCGCACCTGACCGAGGGCCCACACCGCGTCGTGGCGCACCTATACGCGCGGCAGCTGACGCTGGAGCAGCTGCACGCCGTGGAGATCAGCGCGGTGCACTCGCGCGACCACGGCCTGGAGGTGGGGCCGCGGCCCgggccccgccccccgccccgggGTTTGGCTCTGGCCCCGTGGAAGGCACCGATGG GTACTTGGCCTCGTGCGGGTCCCGCTGTACACCCAGAAGGACCGAGTCGGAGGCTTTCCCAATTTCCTGAGCAACGCCTTCGTGAGCACGGCTAA
- the NUDT16L1 gene encoding tudor-interacting repair regulator protein isoform X1 — protein MLLSGSGGHGVSAKMSTAAVPELKQISRVEAMRLGPGWSHSCHAMLYAANPGQLFGRIPMRFSVLMQMRFDGLLGFPGGFVDRRFWSLEDGLNRVLGLGLGCLRLTEADYLSSHLTEGPHRVVAHLYARQLTLEQLHAVEISAVHSRDHGLEVGPRPGPRPPPRGLALAPWKAPMGNTSPEGPLAGLGRVSLSPAMGWGEGSGAGGPGKEGRGWGPGLGLPQGCVTSALLPAIANPGSGGVGSVGRKGWGRSGACLGSWET, from the exons ATGCTCTTAAGTGGCAGCGGCGGGCACGGGGTCAGTGCCAAGATGTCGACGGCGGCGGTTCCGGAGCTGAAGCAGATCAGCCGGGTGGAGGCGATGCGCCTAGGGCCGGGCTGGAGCCACTCGTGCCACGCCATGCTGTACGCCGCCAACCCCGGGCAGCTCTTCGGCCGCATCCCCATGCGCTTCTCGGTGCTG ATGCAGATGCGTTTCGACGGGCTGCTGGGCTTCCCCGGGGGCTTCGTGGACCGGCGCTTCTGGTCGCTGGAGGACGGCCTGAACCGGgtgctgggcctgggcctgggctgccTGCGCCTTACCGAGGCCGACTACCTGAGCTCGCACCTGACCGAGGGCCCACACCGCGTCGTGGCGCACCTATACGCGCGGCAGCTGACGCTGGAGCAGCTGCACGCCGTGGAGATCAGCGCGGTGCACTCGCGCGACCACGGCCTGGAGGTGGGGCCGCGGCCCgggccccgccccccgccccgggGTTTGGCTCTGGCCCCGTGGAAGGCACCGATGGGTAACACGTCTCCTGAGGGTCCCCTGGCCGGGCTGGGTCGGGTATCGCTGTCTCCAGcaatggggtggggagaggggtctGGGGCTGGGGGGCCGGGAAAggaggggcgggggtgggggccggggctggggctcCCTCAGGGCTGTGTTACATCCGCCTTGCTGCCTGCCATTGCCAATCCTGGGAGTGGGGGAGTGGGATcggtggggaggaagggatgggGGAGGAGCGGGGCTTGCCTGGGGAGTTGGGAAACTTGA